The following are encoded in a window of Pygocentrus nattereri isolate fPygNat1 chromosome 5, fPygNat1.pri, whole genome shotgun sequence genomic DNA:
- the LOC108440708 gene encoding 4-galactosyl-N-acetylglucosaminide 3-alpha-L-fucosyltransferase 9-like: MPTSSRIHQNFLIVIGWLGGFSTCLLFLQYMSQNCSSIPYPHNVEPHSDKIPKNSDPAPTTPPTAQPEKPTLLLWVWPENYRWNFSDCKTFYNIDGCHLTDDRSLYNQADAVLIFHKAISWDLSNLPPSPRPPFQKWIWFHVESPTNTKRIPGLENLFNLTLSYRRDADISVRNLLTVSKTPNKFELPKKDKLVCWFVSNTNPSTGTGTRMKYYEDLSKHIKVNIYGKMSGSHLKDEDYYPTMASCKFYLSFENSIHKDYITEKFNGPLSVGTVPVVLGASRENYEQFAPGDSFIHVNDFPDASALAQHLLQLDKDDEAYRRYFDWRKHVSATPHLIIWNQEFITYICHACEYIGIHREYKQAHNIYRWYFS; encoded by the coding sequence ATGCCTACCTCATCTAGAATACATCAGAATTTTCTAATAGTCATAGGCTGGCTTGGTGGATTTAGcacatgtttgctgtttttgcagtaCATGTCACAGAACTGCTCATCCATCCCTTATCCCCACAATGTTGAACCACATTCTGACAAAATCCCAAAGAACAGTGATCCCGCTCCCACCACCCCTCCAACTGCTCAGCCAGAAAAACCCACCTTACTGCTGTGGGTCTGGCCTGAGAACTACAGGTGGAACTTCAGTGACTGCAAAACCTTCTATAACATTGATGGATGTCACCTGACAGATGATAGAAGCCTGTATAATCAGGCAGATGCGGTTCTCATCTTCCACAAAGCTATTAGTTGGGATCTGAGCAACCTTCCTCCATCCCCTCGTCCTCCTTTTCAAAAGTGGATCTGGTTCCACGTCGAATCGCCAACTAATACTAAGAGAATTCCAGGTCTGGAAAACCTCTTCAACCTGACACTTAGTTACAGACGCGATGCTGACATCTCTGTGCGAAATCTACTGACCGTCAGCAAAACCCCAAACAAGTTTGAGCTTCCAAAGAAAGACAAGCTCGTCTGCTGGTTTGTGTCCAACACCAACCCCAGTACTGGAACAGGAACCAGGATGAAGTACTATGAAGACTTAAGCAAACATATAAAAGTGAATATttatggaaaaatgtctggatCGCACTTGAAGGATGAAGATTACTACCCTACCATGGCCAGCTGTAAGTTCTACCTGTCGTTTGAGAATTCCATCCATAAGGACTACATCACTGAGAAGTTCAATGGCCCACTTTCAGTAGGGACTGTGCCTGTTGTTTTGGGAGCCTCAAGAGAAAACTATGAACAGTTCGCTCCAGGTGATTCGTTCATTCATGTGAACGACTTCCCTGATGCATCAGCCTTGGCCCAGCATCTACTTCAACTGGACAAGGATGATGAGGCTTACAGACGATACTTTGACTGGAGAAAACACGTCTCTGCAACTCCTCATCTAATCATATGGAATCAGGAGTTCATTACATACATTTGTCATGCCTGTGAATATATTGGCATACACAGAGAGTATAAACAAGCACACAATATCTACAGGTGGTATTTTTCATAA
- the LOC108440707 gene encoding 4-galactosyl-N-acetylglucosaminide 3-alpha-L-fucosyltransferase 9-like, producing MKKAQRKTKKLRSKEKQKKKPSVCSYAPRTQASETTPICSGTQLYIPMFTCWIVGFVAAVIFCRYFGQSCKDQPIYYLDQPTYKNCTPTPTNTTAPEPEKPILLVWEWPETIDFKFDPIECKNRFNIDSCHLTDDRSLYNQSDAVLLPHKSIKKDLSNLPKDPRPRFQKWIWFNLESPTNTRQKAGLENIFNLTLTYRRDSDISVRYDVDVSKTPHENFVIPKKDKLVCWFVSNMDPGTGTGTRMKFYEELSKYIKVNVYVNMSGSRLKDEDYYPTMESCKFYLSFENSIHKDYITEKLNGPFAAGTVPIVLGPPRENYEQFAPGDAFIHGDDFPNTSAMTEHILKLDKDDEAYRKYFDWRKYMSVIPHYKVWNEEFILPICRACDYIARHKDYRETHELFKWFFS from the exons ATGAAAAAAGCACAGAGGAAGACGAAAAAGCTGAGGAGTaaagagaagcagaagaagaagcctTCTGTCTGTTCTTATGCACCAAGAACTCAAGCCTCT gaaacaACACCTATCTGTTCTGGGACACAGCTTTATATTCCAATGTTCACATGCTGGATAGTGGGATTTGTTGCAGCTGTAATATTTTGCCGGTACTTTGGACAAAGCTGCAAAGATCAACCAATTTATTACCTTGATCAACCAACTTATAAAAACTGCACTCCCACTCCCACCAACACCACAGCCCCTGAGCCAGAAAAACCCATCCTGCTAGTGTGGGAATGGCCTGAAACCATCGACTTTAAATTTGACCCCATTGAGTGTAAAAACAGGTTCAACATTGATTCGTGCCACCTGACAGATGACAGAAGTCTCTACAACCAGTCAGATGCTGTTCTCTTGCCCCACAAATCTATTAAAAAGGATCTGTCCAATCTTCCCAAAGATCCTCGTCCACGTTTTCAAAAATGGATTTGGTTCAACCTTGAATCACCAACCAACACTAGACAAAAGGCAGGTTTGGAAAACATCTTCAACCTCACCCTCACTTACAGACGGGATTCGGACATCTCCGTGAGGTACGACGTGGACGTCAGCAAAACCCCACACGAGAACTTTGTGATTCCAAAGAAAGACAAGCTCGTCTGCTGGTTTGTGTCCAACATGGACCCTGGTACTGGAACAGGAACCAGGATGAAGTTCTATGAAGAGCTcagtaaatatataaaagtgAATGTTTATGTAAACATGTCTGGATCACGCCTGAAAGATGAAGATTACTACCCTACCATGGAAAGCTGTAAGTTCTACCTGTCGTTTGAGAATTCTATCCACAAGGACTACATCACTGAGAAGTTAAATGGCCCATTTGCAGCAGGGACTGTGCCTATTGTGTTGGGACCTCCAAGAGAAAACTATGAACAATTCGCTCCAGGTGATGCGTTCATTCATGGAGATGACTTCCCTAATACATCAGCAATGACTGAACATATCCTTAAACTGGACAAGGACGATGAGGCTTACAGAAAGTACTTTGACTGGAGAAAATACATGTCTGTGATCCCCCATTACAAAGTTTGGAATGAAGAGTTTATCCTGCCGATTTGTCGTGCCTGTGATTATATTGCAAGGCACAAAGATTATAGAGAGACACATGAACTCTTCAAATGGtttttttcataa